In Anthonomus grandis grandis chromosome 17, icAntGran1.3, whole genome shotgun sequence, the DNA window tatatctacttactctattggcgattcctcaatctgggtattcttcaactttcaggctttttttttcatcccccagtatggtctttatccacgattataagaggtagaaatctccactcatctactccaataacgtccacaacatctacattgacattcactgttaaaccgatccacccaggtcccccaccgcaatcatgcagcccttttggagccaggtttgattaatgtttgtgacgtttagtgaaccatgcagtcagtaaaacaacctaaccagtaaaccaaagtcctgtcaacattcattagctttactgtagtatattagattaaatactaacctcaaaattacattgttaccACTCTCATCATTAGATTTTACTACCACACcattgttttgaatagtttcataataactaggtaCATATTAAGCCGGGAACACATTGCTCTGACGTGTTGTGTTGCGATGTGTTGTGATGCGTTATGATGTAAATCATACTGCTTATTTTGCGTGTATTTAAATGAGCAGTGTGCACATTCATCTGATGCGGTTCGTTCTGACCTGTCGTGTCGCGATAAAATGCGGGTGAACCAGATTTTTGTTTGACACCGTCAGAACGTTTTCGGCCGTAGGTTGTAGCGCGATGGCCGCGATGGTGAACGAAATTGAACTAATTGAAAATGTAAGAAATCATGAATGTTTATTTAACGTCAAGTCAAGACACTACCGAAATCAAAGTATGAGACAAGAAGCATGGGAGGAGATAGCAAAGAAAATTAATAGCCCATGtaagcttattttaatttattttatttatttttatatacatacatagttACATAggtactgtatttttttaaatttattattacgtTACGTCCACGTCGTACAGTTTCTAATTGCCATGGTACACTACCAATATCTGATAGAAAATAATCTCTAAATTTGTCCCGAACGCGAAAAGCATCTTGAGTAGAATTTTGACCCAAGGGTGGCACTAATGTAAAACACGATTCGAGGGTGTTACGATATATTTCTTCTGGCTCAAAATCATTATTGCAGCATAACATATTATGAAGACAAATTGCGGCATATACTATGTCATCAACAAAATCTGGTTGTATTTCCATGTGCTTAAGAAAAATTCGCCATCGTGCTGCAAGAATTCCAAAACTATTTTCCACTACTCTCCTAGCCCGCGAAAGCctatagttaaaaattttatttggctcATTTCCTGCTACATAACGCCGGTTATAGGGGCGTAATAAATACGATTTTAGTGGGAAAGCTTCGTCTCCCACAATAACATGAGGTAAAGCTTCACCGTTTTGTGTAAGCGGCTTATCAGCTGGAAGATTCAGTGTATTATTAGCTAACGAAATTCCCAGAGAAGACTTGGCAAAAATTCCTCCATCGCTGTTGCGACCATATGAGCCCACATCAATCACTATGAATCGGTAATTAGCATCCACCAGCGCCAGCAGAACAATTGAGTTACAACCTTTGtagttataataatttgatCCGCCATTAATAGGACAGCGAATATTTATATGCTTTCCGTCTAAAGCGCCTATACAGTTAGGAAAGTTCCACATAGACTGATATCTTGCACTTATTTCTTCCCATCGTTGCTCTGTGGGTATTGGTAAAAATTCTGATGCTAGAAGTTCCTTTATGGCCTTTGCTACTTCTTTGATAATTTCACGAACTGTGCTAAATCCCATTTTATAACTGAAGCCAAGAGATCGAAATGAATTGCCAGTGGCTAAGAATCTGAAAAGAAAACCTGCTGTTAGCAAAATGATCACATTTGCATTTTATATAGAGATTTCCATATTAATTTTTCGACCCGATTTTGGCCCTGTTGTAATAGAAGGACATTGCTAAAATTTGGAGTAGATAAATTACTTTCAAATTACTTTAGTTTGTTTGTGGTACCAAAAAAGTATGacaaaagacttaaaaatgcattatttctctaaaaacaattaattttttatcacacGTATTTGCAGACGTCtatcaatttttaacatttttatctaGATACCGAGATGtaagaaaacactaattttgttctgtttttttgcATGACTGATAGCTTATGGCATTTTGAGACTCTAAAATGTATCTATGTCAAGCATCAGTTATTTACTTCTATTAGATCAGGGCataaaatagttgaaaagtTAACTGGGAAATCCCTATGTGCGCCTTGAAAAAATACACCTAATagtatgtatatgtataaataatttaactttttaattaatttaaatttgtattttcttttagtgCCATCGGTTCGAGAGACTTGGACTAAATTGAGAAACGCATTCCTAAACGCAAAAAAGCGAAGGCAGACCAAGAGTGGACAAGAGACAACAAAAGTGGTTCCCTGGAAGTATGAACAAGAAATGTCGTTTTTAATACCATATCTAGAGTGTCGCCAAACTAAAAGCAATCTAGAATCACAAAAAGATCAACCAAATGTAATTGATGATGAGAGCACTGGCAGTGacgatgttattaataatacgcTCCAAGAAAGTATCACCTTGAATGCAGACAATTTGACACAGACACAACATTCAAGTACTGACACACCAGTTATTAATACCCCGATCCATCCAAAATATTCGCAAAAAAAAGCCCATTTATCCAGCAAAGATATATCTCTGAATCCAGCAGAGGAAATGGTGCGTATCATGAAACAAAACGCCGAGGCACGAAATGAGAGACGCAATAAGATAAATTCAGATTCTCCTTCCTCTAATTTGGATGAGGTAGACATGTTTTACCTTAGTATGGCCAAAACAGTGAAACGCTTACCACAAAGGGAACAGGCATATATTAGAATGGAGTTTTGCCGAATGGTATCTGAAGCAGAAATCAGGAATTTGGATGCAAAAAGCCTTCCCGTCTCGGTGACAATCTCCACAGATAATCAGTCAACGTCAACATCATCTCTGCAATCCACTCCTTTGCATAGTCCAACTGATTTATCAACTCAATACAACAACTGTCCATCATCTGGTACGAGTACTTCCTACGTGCAACTTACTCCTTTGCGAAATCCAACTAATTTATCAACTCAGAGCAGCTGTCCACAATCTGGTACGAGTACTTCCTACTCTCCATCGCTGTATGAACACGGATTTACCccatttatgtaaaatattactgtagatacttatttagaaataaaagttatttaccttaaaaatacaGCTAATCTTTCTCTTGTACAGATCGCTCTTCGAAAAGtggtatcaattttttttatgctttcttcaatttttccatGTAAACTTTCAAATTGATCCCTGGACATCCTAAAGTACATATGGAAGCGATTTGCATCTTTAATAAGTAGATTCACTAAAGTATTATATTCGCCAAATGATTCTCTATTTTCGTTTATTTCGttaatccaaattttttttttcttaggtttTGTAGAACAAATAATAGCAACAGCAcattcttcaatttcttcatcAAATTCATCTGATGAGCTTGAATTCATGGTGAACAAACGCAAACAACACACCGCTATACTGTCACTgcatcaattaaatataaaatattaacgtCTGACATTGGTCAGACCTAATATGATGCATCAGAACAATCTGTTTACAACCCGTCACATCATAATGCATCACAACACATCGCAACACAACACGTCAGAGCAATGTGTTCCCGgctttagttattttattgaaatagaccgtatagatcttgtaaactggataaataggcctatttcgaaagtactcatgcgaacttttagccccaaacaacataatacaagattttagttttgatataaacactatatttaggaagggcaacataacttgttcttagaataataagtttgattattaatttttcttttaatatagattcacttaaaactgcctgttcttccttgtgagattttctttcaggtttttAGGTCctatagtgcttttagtaatttcctgttttcttggtcatcgggattttcttatccatatgggataaaacaggtggcgcttatattttattgatctcttgttgaatccacgccactctaccaaagtggttagtgctagtcggcttccctttgagaagatcccctgaGCTGTCTCTATAGCCTATAGTAAGCctccctccttccattggttcccttgtacccaCTTTCTAACCCTCATTCCCCATATCTTTACtctcctttttccttcctgttattccccatccctccattcaaatttcatttaatccaagtataattaaagtgatattaaagtaataaaattgttaataattaattataattaaataattctttattttatttttttttttaatatttttttatttaacaaagtaaattattgtatttaaaacttatattgaACTTACAATATTTTGGGTACATTTCatactttttttgataaatatggaTACTACAACAGAACAATTAATTGAATTGattaaaaaacatagaattCTTTATGATTTATCACATCCGGAATATAAGAATACCAGAATCAAAAATAAGGTTTGGGATGAAATAGGAGCTTTGCTGAAAATAGATggtatgtatatattatattatattacaaaatttgtatgACATAAAAGTTTGACGCGAGAAGttcgttttgttattttgtaaattatcaCAAAATTACTTGAGTCAAGATCAAAATTGCATATTATATTTGACATTTAGATACTTACCAAAATCTTGCAACAAGCTTTTATGTCatacaaattttgtattataataaattgactctagtttgatttaatttaaaatttatttttcactttttagggcattttaataaaagcttgtttgtaaaaatgttttttataaattatttaatttgaattttttttctttaaatgaaacaagtaatattttattatcaggTTATATTGTATGCAGCTTTAAGAAGATAaagtaatatagaaaaaatattaagtattaaaaaaatttacaaaattttctcGTATTTGAAACGAATAGTTTGTCGCTCTTCGGCCGTCAGCTGGAAGAGGATCTAACGCTCCTATTATGGGCTCTGCATCTTCTAATAGATGTGAAAAAAGTAGATCTCTTTTTTCCGTACGTAAATAGTTATGTAAAACACACGTTGCTTTGATAACTTTTATAGATGTTTCTACTTTTAGTTCTAAGGGTCTGTAAAATAACCTCCATTTTTGAGCTAAAATGCCAAAAGCATTTTCGACTACTCTCCGTACACGACATAGGCGcttattgtatttttcttttcgaATATCGTGACGTGATAATCTGTAAGGGAATGGTCTCATTAGAAAGGATGTTAAAGCAAATGCTTCATCGCCAATAAGTACACAAGGAGTTTCTTCATTTTGACCTGGCAAGGCTCTATTGGGAGGAATGTTCAATAATCCTCTGGACATCCGTTGTCCAAAAGAGGATGCTTCGAAAATGCCACCATCACTGTTTTTACCATAGCCGCCGACATCCacacaaacaaatttatattcgTGGTCCACAATAGCCAATAAtacaattgaaaattttttaagataacagtaataatttGAACCGCTATTAGGAGGGCACTTGATTGCGACATGTTTCCCATCTATACTCCCAATACAGTTGGGAAACTGCCATGAATTCTCAAATCTGGAAATTGTTCTTTCCCATAGCTCTGTGGATGGTTCGGGCATATAAATAGGCTGTAGATGTTTCCATATTGCATCACAcacttcattaataatttgacTCACAGTTGAAAATCCCATTCTGTAGCTGTGGCCgattgtttttaaagaatctcCAGTCGCAAGAAACCTGCaaatataaatcaatgaaattaCGCAGAGTTGTCGCAAATTCACCTTTTCCaggtgaattttttattatttattataataattttttaggtgaaGATGCCAAGAAAAGATGGAAAAATATTCGCGACTGCTACGCAAAGCATCTTCGATCTGAAAAGACATTTACAGAAAGCCAAAAATATTGATCGATATAGAAGTTGGCCTTGGGCTGCTCAGATGTCAGCTTTTAAGCCGTTCTTGCAGTTTGCTCAAACGTCAAGTAATGTTGAGGAAACAGTTAATGAAGATACTCAAAGTAGTCAGGAGAAGAATCACTTGAGTAGAAGAGAAACTGAAACATATGAATTAACCGAAACATATGAAAATAGCTCTGATGTAGATCGGTCTAGGTCATCCGCAAATACTACGGAAAATTCAACCATTACTCCTCatctattgaaaaaaactgcACCTAAGCGAAAATTTGTACGAGAGAACAATGAATCATCCGTTTCTCAGGTTTgtcatatttgaaaaataaagatAACAATTCACAGGGTACGAGTTATGACGACCTTGATTTGTTATTTTTGGGACATGCTAAAGCGATTAAAAAACTATCTTCAAAACGTCAAGCTGTTGCAAAATATCGAGTTGCGCAAGTAATAATGGAAGAGGAATTACGTGATATAGAGGAAACCACAACTGGTTCATCCTTTTCAGTAACTACAGGTACCAGACTTCATACACCTTCTGGCGTAAATTATCAGCAAAATTCGACATGTCAAACAAGTAATCAGTTTTCGAATTCACCACTTAATTCATATGCTGCCACCTCACCACCGGAATCGGATAATTCTGAAACATGCTCAGAAGCAACCACATGGTATGAAACTTTTTCTCGAAGGAATTTATAAGCTTTTTTTGACAATGGTATGTTGTTTGTGtatttaacagatttttttatgtatccaAGTAAAACATACGCAAGTCGAAatgcaaataaacaaaaaatacaaaccaATTAGTTTTCTTACCGTAAAGTAACTGCTAGACGTTCAGCGGTTGTTATAGGCTCTCTAAAATTAGTAtatgccttttttatatcttcttcAATCAGTTCTAATATGtaatcaaaactttttattggcattcaaaaatatacaaaaaacctTTCTTCGTCTTGTCTAAGTTTAGTAAATAATGTATGAAATTCTCCTTCTAAATTACGCGTTTGATTAATTTCGTGCACCCAGATTCTTCTCTTTCTAAAAGTATAATACAGTATAGTAATTAACATAAAGGATAATTCACAAATATACTACACAagcaacaattattattaaaatacttacct includes these proteins:
- the LOC126746421 gene encoding uncharacterized protein LOC126746421, with protein sequence MGFSTVSQIINEVCDAIWKHLQPIYMPEPSTELWERTISRFENSWQFPNCIGSIDGKHVAIKCPPNSGSNYYCYLKKFSIVLLAIVDHEYKFVCVDVGGYGKNSDGGIFEASSFGQRMSRGLLNIPPNRALPGQNEETPCVLIGDEAFALTSFLMRPFPYRLSRHDIRKEKYNKRLCRVRRVVENAFGILAQKWRLFYRPLELKVETSIKVIKATCVLHNYLRTEKRDLLFSHLLEDAEPIIGALDPLPADGRRATNYSFQIRENFVNFFNT
- the LOC126746419 gene encoding uncharacterized protein LOC126746419 — protein: MGFSTVREIIKEVAKAIKELLASEFLPIPTEQRWEEISARYQSMWNFPNCIGALDGKHINIRCPINGGSNYYNYKGCNSIVLLALVDANYRFIVIDVGSYGRNSDGGIFAKSSLGISLANNTLNLPADKPLTQNGEALPHVIVGDEAFPLKSYLLRPYNRRYVAGNEPNKIFNYRLSRARRVVENSFGILAARWRIFLKHMEIQPDFVDDIVYAAICLHNMLCCNNDFEPEEIYRNTLESCFTLVPPLGQNSTQDAFRVRDKFRDYFLSDIGSVPWQLETVRRGRNVIINLKKYSTYVTMYVYKNK